A single Thermoanaerobacterium sp. RBIITD DNA region contains:
- the spoIID gene encoding stage II sporulation protein D, producing the protein MKYILYGVIIIFFATIIVPAIIVMGFGPIRSNTIPHSGAKLVQDGKVVDVKTPDDYNTINVFITDQNKAVKMNLEDYLVGVVAAEMPAEFELEALKAQAIAARTYALSKEVAAGGKGCDIHPGSDICTDYKHCQAWISDDVMKARWGDKYSEYHDKIVKSVNDTKGLVIVYQDALIEPAYHAISGGETEDAKNIWKENLPYLKSVASPGEESAQKFKTTVTLSSDEFVKRIKSKAPNAVISTKNPLSYIKNINRTQAGHVLSLKIGGIDFTGNDIQDLFQLNSTNFAFQMQGNNVVINVIGYGHGVGMSQYGANAMAKSGKNFEDILKHYYTGIEIMKFDDLVKKTNSNTTGK; encoded by the coding sequence ATGAAGTATATATTGTACGGGGTGATAATAATATTTTTTGCCACAATCATAGTACCTGCAATAATCGTTATGGGATTTGGCCCTATACGCAGCAACACGATACCACATAGCGGCGCTAAGCTCGTTCAGGATGGAAAGGTAGTTGATGTAAAAACACCTGATGATTATAATACAATTAATGTCTTTATCACAGACCAAAATAAAGCCGTCAAGATGAACCTTGAGGATTATCTTGTCGGAGTTGTGGCGGCTGAAATGCCAGCAGAATTTGAATTAGAAGCATTAAAGGCACAAGCTATTGCTGCAAGGACATACGCATTATCAAAAGAGGTAGCTGCAGGTGGTAAAGGCTGCGACATCCATCCGGGCAGCGACATCTGTACTGACTATAAACATTGTCAGGCATGGATATCAGATGATGTGATGAAGGCAAGATGGGGAGATAAATATAGTGAATATCATGATAAGATAGTAAAATCCGTCAATGACACAAAGGGTCTTGTAATAGTATATCAGGATGCCTTGATAGAACCTGCCTACCATGCTATAAGCGGCGGTGAAACAGAGGATGCAAAAAATATCTGGAAGGAGAACCTTCCATATTTAAAGAGCGTAGCATCACCAGGTGAAGAATCGGCCCAGAAATTTAAGACGACTGTCACATTATCATCTGACGAATTCGTAAAGCGAATTAAAAGCAAGGCACCAAATGCAGTTATAAGCACAAAAAATCCATTAAGCTATATAAAAAACATAAATAGGACACAAGCAGGACATGTGCTATCATTAAAAATAGGTGGGATCGATTTTACCGGGAATGACATTCAAGATTTATTTCAGCTTAACTCAACAAATTTTGCATTTCAAATGCAAGGAAATAACGTAGTAATAAATGTAATAGGCTATGGCCATGGGGTTGGAATGAGCCAGTATGGTGCAAATGCCATGGCTAAAAGCGGCAAAAATTTTGAAGATATACTTAAGCATTATTACACAGGTATTGAAATAATGAAATTTGATGACCTTGTTAAGAAGACGAATTCTAATACAACGGGTAAATAA
- the spoIIID gene encoding sporulation transcriptional regulator SpoIIID, with amino-acid sequence MKDYIEERTIEIAKYIIKNKSTVREAAKVFGVSKSTVHKDVTERLENINPELFKEVKEVLEKNKAERHIRGGNATKRKYKSAK; translated from the coding sequence TTGAAAGATTATATCGAAGAGAGGACTATTGAAATAGCAAAATACATTATAAAAAACAAATCAACTGTGAGGGAAGCCGCCAAGGTATTTGGCGTCAGTAAAAGTACAGTCCATAAAGATGTAACAGAAAGACTTGAAAATATAAACCCCGAACTATTTAAAGAGGTGAAAGAAGTACTGGAAAAGAACAAGGCAGAAAGGCACATAAGAGGCGGAAATGCGACTAAAAGAAAGTACAAATCTGCTAAATAA
- a CDS encoding rod shape-determining protein, translated as MFALSKDIGIDLGTASVLVYMKDKGIVLNEPSVVAIDRNTGKVLAVGDEAKRMVGRTPGDIIAVRPMRAGVISDYDITEKMLKYFISKACGGGIIMRPRIMICIPSEVTQVQKRAVIDAAIQAGARRAFLIEEPIAAAIGAGLDIEKPCGNMVVDIGGGTTDVAVISLGNTVVSTSIKVAGDNFDDAIIRYIRRKYNIIIGERTAEEIKIKIGTAYIRDKEEVMTVKGRSLVSGLPKSFEVKSQEAKEALEEPLKEIIEAVHSVLERTPPELAADICDRGIVLTGGGALLHGLDKLLEEKMDIPVTIANDPISCVVLGTGKALNSLSTMEEANTVIDAFKIK; from the coding sequence ATGTTCGCTCTGTCAAAAGATATAGGTATTGACCTCGGCACGGCATCTGTACTTGTCTATATGAAGGATAAGGGGATCGTTTTAAACGAGCCGTCTGTCGTAGCTATTGACAGGAATACAGGTAAAGTACTTGCGGTAGGAGATGAAGCAAAAAGGATGGTAGGCAGGACGCCGGGGGATATTATTGCGGTGAGGCCTATGAGGGCTGGTGTTATTTCGGATTATGATATTACAGAAAAGATGCTAAAATATTTTATATCAAAAGCCTGCGGTGGCGGTATTATTATGAGACCAAGGATAATGATTTGCATACCAAGTGAAGTTACACAAGTTCAAAAAAGGGCTGTAATAGATGCGGCTATCCAAGCAGGTGCAAGAAGGGCTTTTTTAATAGAAGAGCCAATTGCGGCAGCTATTGGAGCAGGGCTTGATATAGAAAAGCCATGCGGTAACATGGTAGTTGATATTGGTGGAGGCACCACTGATGTTGCTGTTATTTCCCTTGGTAACACAGTGGTGTCTACAAGTATTAAAGTTGCCGGAGATAATTTTGATGATGCAATAATAAGATACATAAGGCGAAAGTACAATATTATTATCGGTGAAAGAACAGCCGAAGAAATAAAGATAAAAATTGGTACAGCGTACATAAGGGATAAAGAAGAAGTGATGACAGTAAAGGGAAGAAGCTTGGTTTCAGGACTCCCTAAGAGCTTTGAGGTTAAATCTCAAGAGGCAAAAGAAGCACTTGAAGAACCATTGAAAGAAATCATCGAAGCCGTTCATAGTGTACTTGAGAGGACACCACCAGAGCTTGCTGCAGATATATGTGATCGTGGTATTGTTTTAACAGGCGGGGGTGCTTTACTGCACGGGCTTGACAAACTCCTTGAGGAGAAGATGGATATTCCTGTAACAATAGCAAATGACCCAATTTCGTGTGTTGTACTAGGGACAGGTAAGGCACTAAATTCACTATCTACTATGGAAGAAGCTAATACTGTTATAGACGCATTTAAAATCAAATGA
- a CDS encoding M23 family metallopeptidase produces MKINRDNLARFFDRKGFYIVLFLCIVVVAVTAVYVTNNNLKKMADLKTAQEELNTSSKSKSTQDLVTEYPKTPVNVANNTATKEDNKVKVENSITTKTTDAKANQSVMKPDTSKLNQGNDLKAMSNKVETNNPVKSDTTFALTKPVNGDVVMEFAENKLTYSKTLDVWTTHKGVDLKASKGSDVLAAMDGVVSKVYNDSKLGNTVEVKNGSYVTRYSNLDDNIAVKAGQTLKKGQAIGKVGASAKFEIAEDPHVHFELIKDGVYIDPMQYFK; encoded by the coding sequence GTGAAGATAAATAGAGACAATTTAGCGAGATTTTTTGACAGAAAAGGTTTCTACATAGTCTTATTTTTGTGTATTGTTGTTGTAGCTGTTACAGCTGTATACGTTACGAACAATAATTTAAAAAAGATGGCAGATTTAAAAACGGCTCAAGAGGAATTAAATACATCAAGCAAAAGTAAAAGCACACAAGACTTGGTAACAGAATATCCAAAAACACCTGTTAATGTAGCTAATAATACAGCCACAAAAGAAGATAATAAAGTGAAAGTGGAAAACAGCATCACGACGAAAACTACAGATGCAAAAGCAAATCAAAGTGTTATGAAACCAGACACAAGTAAATTAAACCAAGGCAATGATTTAAAAGCGATGTCAAACAAAGTAGAGACTAATAATCCGGTTAAAAGTGACACAACATTTGCTCTGACGAAACCTGTAAATGGCGATGTAGTTATGGAATTTGCTGAAAATAAACTGACATATTCGAAGACTCTTGATGTATGGACAACACATAAAGGTGTTGACCTAAAAGCTTCGAAGGGCTCAGATGTATTAGCAGCAATGGATGGTGTTGTAAGCAAAGTATATAATGACAGTAAACTCGGTAATACTGTCGAGGTTAAGAATGGTTCATATGTTACACGCTATAGCAATCTCGATGACAACATAGCAGTAAAAGCTGGACAAACACTCAAAAAGGGACAGGCTATAGGAAAGGTTGGAGCATCAGCGAAATTTGAGATTGCAGAAGACCCCCATGTGCATTTTGAATTAATAAAAGATGGCGTATATATAGACCCCATGCAATATTTTAAATAA